The following proteins come from a genomic window of Candidatus Palauibacter soopunensis:
- a CDS encoding aspartate carbamoyltransferase catalytic subunit → MTTQGRELGLGKDLIGLESLTGGQIEAILDTAEPFKEISERKIKKVPVLRGQTIVNLFLEPSTRTRISFEFAEKRLSADTVNISSVGSSVQKGETLVDTARNLEAMRIHMVVVRHGSSGAAKFLADRIPSNVINAGDGQHEHPTQALLDLLTIRDRFGAIAGRRVCIVGDILHSRVARSNIWGFLKCGADVAVCGPRTLIPAGIEELGVQRLDSIDEAIEWCDVLYVLRLQLERMEGGYVPSLREYNRVFGVSSERLGRAGDDMIVLHPGPMNRGVEIDSDVADGPRSVILPQVTNGVAVRMAVLYLLAGGRPELAEDAKAAGP, encoded by the coding sequence ATGACGACCCAGGGGCGGGAACTCGGCCTCGGGAAGGACCTCATCGGACTCGAATCCCTCACGGGAGGCCAGATCGAGGCGATCCTCGATACAGCGGAGCCCTTCAAGGAGATCAGCGAGCGCAAGATCAAGAAGGTGCCGGTCCTCCGCGGACAGACCATCGTCAACCTCTTCCTCGAACCCTCGACCCGGACCCGCATCAGCTTCGAGTTCGCGGAGAAGCGGCTCTCGGCCGATACGGTGAACATCTCGTCGGTCGGATCCTCGGTGCAGAAGGGCGAGACGCTCGTCGACACGGCGCGCAACCTCGAGGCGATGAGGATTCACATGGTCGTCGTGCGTCACGGATCGTCCGGGGCGGCGAAGTTCCTCGCGGACCGGATTCCCTCCAACGTCATCAACGCCGGCGACGGTCAGCACGAACATCCCACGCAGGCCCTCCTCGACCTGTTGACGATCCGCGACCGGTTCGGGGCCATCGCGGGCCGGCGCGTCTGCATCGTCGGCGACATACTGCACTCGCGAGTCGCGCGCTCGAACATCTGGGGCTTCCTGAAATGCGGAGCCGATGTCGCCGTGTGCGGGCCGCGCACGCTGATCCCGGCCGGCATCGAGGAACTGGGCGTGCAACGGCTGGACTCGATCGACGAGGCGATCGAGTGGTGCGACGTGCTCTACGTGCTGCGACTTCAACTGGAGCGGATGGAGGGAGGCTACGTCCCCTCGCTGCGCGAGTACAACCGCGTGTTCGGCGTCAGTTCCGAGCGCCTCGGCCGCGCCGGCGACGACATGATCGTCCTCCACCCCGGACCGATGAATCGGGGCGTCGAGATCGACTCCGATGTGGCGGACGGTCCGCGCTCGGTGATCCTCCCGCAGGTGACGAACGGGGTCGCCGTGCGAATGGCCGTCCTCTATCTGCTCGCGGGCGGACGCCCGGAGTTGGCCGAAGACGCCAAGGCGGCGGGGCCGTGA
- a CDS encoding dihydroorotase, with translation MSGSFLLAGGRVIDPAAGLDEVQDVLVGDGRIETVARGVAGPEGVPRIDARGLVVAPGLIDVHVHLREPGAEHKETIRTGAQSAAAGGFTTIWAMPNTDPPLDDPAAVGFVREEARRWARKGEGGARVSPVAAASLGLAGKQMTEIGGLVEAGAVAVTDDGHPIHDPALMRRLLEYTQSFGIPVLQHAEDMALSAGGVMNEGAVATALGLRGIPNASEATVVARDIYLAELTGGHVHVQHVSTREAVELIRVARERGVRVSGEASPHHMALTEEAVRGYRTEAKMNPPLRSAADRLAVRQGLIDGVLECVATDHAPHHYEEKEREFDDAPFGIVGLETALAVCIGELVKPGDLELFDLIERMSTAPARLMGIEGGTLRPGSRADLVLLDPEEEWTVDPGSFRSKSRNTPFSGWKVTGRVKRTIVGGETRYRDSSPPT, from the coding sequence GTGAGCGGATCGTTCCTTCTCGCCGGAGGCCGGGTGATCGATCCCGCCGCGGGGCTGGACGAGGTGCAGGACGTTCTCGTGGGGGACGGACGGATCGAAACGGTCGCGCGAGGCGTGGCCGGGCCGGAGGGCGTTCCCCGGATCGATGCGCGGGGACTCGTGGTCGCGCCGGGGTTGATCGATGTGCACGTCCACCTGAGGGAACCGGGAGCCGAGCACAAGGAGACCATCCGCACGGGCGCCCAGTCCGCGGCGGCCGGCGGCTTCACGACGATCTGGGCCATGCCGAACACGGATCCGCCGCTCGACGACCCCGCCGCCGTCGGCTTTGTGCGGGAAGAGGCGCGGCGGTGGGCCCGGAAGGGGGAGGGCGGGGCGCGCGTGAGTCCCGTGGCCGCCGCCTCGCTCGGCCTCGCGGGCAAGCAGATGACCGAAATCGGCGGCTTGGTCGAGGCCGGCGCGGTCGCGGTTACGGACGACGGACATCCGATCCACGATCCGGCGCTCATGCGCCGCCTGCTCGAGTACACACAGTCCTTCGGGATCCCCGTCCTTCAGCATGCGGAGGACATGGCGCTCTCGGCCGGCGGGGTCATGAACGAAGGCGCCGTGGCCACCGCGCTCGGCCTGCGCGGGATCCCGAACGCCTCGGAAGCCACTGTCGTCGCCCGGGACATCTACCTCGCGGAACTCACGGGCGGGCATGTACACGTGCAGCACGTTTCCACTCGCGAAGCGGTCGAACTCATCCGCGTCGCGCGCGAGCGCGGAGTGCGCGTGAGCGGCGAGGCTTCGCCTCACCACATGGCGCTGACGGAAGAGGCGGTGCGCGGCTACCGCACCGAGGCCAAGATGAACCCGCCGCTCCGGTCCGCGGCCGACCGCCTGGCCGTACGGCAGGGGCTCATCGACGGCGTGCTGGAGTGCGTGGCCACGGACCACGCGCCACACCACTACGAGGAGAAGGAACGTGAGTTCGACGATGCGCCGTTCGGCATCGTCGGTCTCGAGACCGCGCTCGCCGTGTGCATCGGCGAACTCGTGAAGCCGGGCGACCTCGAGCTCTTCGATCTCATCGAGCGGATGTCCACCGCGCCAGCTCGGTTGATGGGGATCGAGGGCGGCACGCTTCGCCCCGGCAGTCGAGCGGATCTCGTCCTCCTCGATCCGGAGGAGGAGTGGACGGTCGACCCAGGGAGCTTCCGCTCGAAGAGCCGGAACACGCCGTTCAGTGGATGGAAAGTGACGGGACGCGTGAAGCGCACGATCGTCGGCGGCGAGACCCGCTACCGAGATTCATCCCCACCGACCTAG
- the rpsT gene encoding 30S ribosomal protein S20, translated as MPNNESQKKRLRQSRARRLRNRQVRSEIRTRTKHLLATKSRDEATPALSELYRILDRATRRNVIKANAAARQKARAARHVNGLS; from the coding sequence ATGCCGAATAACGAGAGTCAGAAGAAGCGGCTGCGCCAGTCGCGCGCGAGGAGACTCCGGAACCGCCAGGTGCGGTCCGAGATCCGGACCAGGACCAAGCATCTACTTGCGACGAAATCGCGCGACGAGGCGACGCCGGCGCTGTCCGAGCTGTACCGCATTCTCGACAGGGCGACCCGCCGGAACGTCATCAAGGCGAACGCCGCGGCGCGTCAAAAGGCGCGAGCGGCACGACACGTCAACGGCCTGAGCTAG
- a CDS encoding segregation/condensation protein A: MTAVPNRLPSQRAAQPFVVELDRFQGPLDLLLHLIRSQDIDIFDIPISTITRQFQEALSDGIDRLELDRAGEFLELAATLVHIKAQLLLPGRSDTEWEDDPRAELVRRLLEYELFQEIARTLGAAELERRRHMSKGFLPPRPPREAEDPDLSTTLDDFLAVLGDIRGPDPVTRHVAPIRIVPVEDKIVVIRHLLGESRRVPFNRLFDSWQERQHVVAALLACLELARQQLLRLEQVKRFGAIWLFGRRSRGDGGEGTA, translated from the coding sequence TTGACGGCGGTTCCCAACCGACTTCCAAGCCAGCGGGCGGCGCAGCCGTTCGTCGTGGAGCTCGACCGGTTTCAGGGCCCCCTGGATCTTCTCCTGCACCTCATCCGGTCGCAGGACATCGACATCTTCGATATTCCGATCTCCACCATAACCCGGCAGTTCCAGGAAGCCCTCAGCGACGGCATCGACCGCCTCGAGCTCGATCGCGCCGGGGAGTTTCTGGAGCTGGCCGCGACCCTGGTCCACATCAAGGCGCAGCTCCTGCTGCCGGGGCGCAGCGACACGGAATGGGAAGACGATCCCCGGGCCGAACTCGTCCGGCGTCTTCTGGAGTACGAGCTGTTTCAGGAGATCGCGCGGACCCTGGGCGCCGCCGAACTGGAACGGCGGCGACACATGTCGAAGGGCTTCCTGCCTCCGCGACCGCCGCGCGAGGCCGAGGACCCGGACCTCTCGACGACGCTCGACGATTTCCTTGCGGTGCTCGGCGATATCCGGGGCCCCGATCCCGTGACGAGGCATGTCGCTCCGATCCGCATCGTCCCGGTCGAGGACAAGATCGTCGTCATCCGACACCTGCTGGGCGAGAGCCGGCGGGTGCCGTTCAACCGGCTGTTCGATTCGTGGCAGGAGCGGCAGCATGTCGTCGCGGCGCTGCTCGCCTGTCTGGAACTCGCCAGGCAACAGCTCCTGAGGCTCGAGCAGGTGAAGCGATTCGGTGCGATATGGCTGTTCGGACGCCGCTCGCGGGGTGACGGGGGAGAGGGAACGGCGTGA
- the scpB gene encoding SMC-Scp complex subunit ScpB: protein MSPEQIVEAALFASQTPLTARELARADDALDVRRVREALAALREHYDTDGRAFQVYQLGDGFQILTRPEFVPYLERFDSIPRPPTLSRAALETLAIIAYRQPIGRIEVEEIRGVASTSVLRTLQDWELIEIVGRGEGLGRPLLYGTTSRFLDHFALQSLDDLPAPEDLSVALVRAESEALTEGALPLEDPAAG, encoded by the coding sequence GTGAGCCCCGAGCAGATCGTGGAAGCGGCATTGTTCGCCAGTCAGACGCCGCTCACCGCGCGCGAACTGGCCCGGGCGGACGATGCGCTCGACGTCCGGCGCGTCCGGGAAGCGCTCGCCGCATTGCGCGAACACTACGACACGGACGGACGGGCGTTCCAGGTCTACCAGCTCGGCGACGGATTCCAGATCCTCACGCGCCCGGAATTCGTGCCGTACCTCGAGCGGTTCGACTCGATACCCCGGCCTCCGACGCTTTCCCGCGCCGCACTCGAGACACTCGCGATCATCGCGTACCGGCAACCCATCGGACGGATCGAGGTCGAGGAGATCCGGGGCGTGGCGTCCACTTCGGTGCTGCGAACTCTCCAGGACTGGGAGCTGATCGAGATCGTGGGGCGGGGAGAGGGGCTCGGTCGGCCGCTCCTTTATGGGACGACATCCCGCTTTCTGGATCACTTCGCCCTGCAGTCGCTGGATGATCTCCCCGCGCCCGAGGACCTGTCCGTCGCGCTCGTGCGTGCCGAGTCGGAGGCGTTGACCGAGGGCGCGTTGCCGTTGGAAGACCCGGCCGCAGGCTAG
- a CDS encoding pseudouridine synthase: MRLQKYLARAGVASRRGSEELIARGRVRVNGEIVTKLGTTVDPNAARVEVDRRRVRLKPVLWLALNKPPGYTCTRHDPGGRPIIYDLLPADARHLPHVGRLDFMSEGLLLLSNEGDVVHRLLHPRTGIERVYHARLRGPVTAELPDRLRAGVALEDGPARARRAGWITPPHTSSPTVEIVLAEGRNREVRRMLASLGVTLRRLRRTSFGPIRLGALAAGAARELSPKERAALKRAAGPACSGTVRE, from the coding sequence ATGCGACTGCAGAAGTATCTCGCCAGGGCGGGGGTGGCTTCCCGACGCGGGAGCGAGGAACTCATCGCCCGCGGTCGCGTCCGCGTGAACGGCGAGATCGTGACGAAGCTCGGGACCACGGTGGACCCGAATGCCGCAAGGGTCGAAGTGGACCGCCGCCGCGTCCGCCTGAAGCCGGTGCTCTGGCTGGCGCTCAACAAGCCGCCGGGGTACACGTGCACCCGGCATGATCCCGGCGGGCGTCCGATCATCTACGATCTGCTCCCGGCCGATGCCCGCCACCTGCCTCACGTCGGCCGGCTCGATTTCATGAGCGAGGGTCTCCTCCTGCTGTCGAATGAAGGGGACGTCGTACATCGGCTCCTCCACCCCCGGACCGGAATCGAGCGGGTCTACCACGCGAGACTCCGCGGGCCCGTGACGGCCGAGCTCCCGGATCGGCTGCGGGCCGGCGTGGCGCTCGAAGACGGACCCGCGCGAGCCCGCCGCGCAGGCTGGATCACGCCTCCGCACACGTCGTCGCCCACCGTGGAGATCGTCCTGGCGGAAGGGCGAAACCGGGAGGTCCGACGGATGCTCGCCTCGCTCGGCGTCACGCTGCGGCGGTTGCGCAGGACCTCGTTCGGGCCGATTCGGCTGGGCGCTCTCGCAGCGGGAGCGGCCCGTGAGTTGTCTCCGAAGGAACGGGCGGCGCTCAAGCGGGCGGCAGGTCCCGCTTGCTCCGGGACGGTTCGGGAGTGA
- a CDS encoding MoxR family ATPase, with product MNGEAGTAQRISGEDLETQQAAIREVGTFVAEVRNELAKRIVGQHALLDRVLMSLLTGGHILLEGVPGLAKTLTVSTLAEAIHTTFRRIQFTPDLLPADVVGTLVWEEKTGTFTPKRGPIFANIVLADEINRAPAKVQSALLEAMQERQVTIGEETHPLPVPFLVMATQNPIEHEGTYPLPEAQVDRFMFKTRVGYPAPEEERSIMRLMAGEDPPPVEAVVEPDRILAARAMLPAIYVDRRLEDYILQLVLATREPAAHGLAQFVDWIEFGASPRATIFLARAARAHAFIEGRAFVVPEDVKAIARDVLRHRLVLTFQAQAEQIDADHILDHLLETVPVP from the coding sequence ATGAACGGAGAAGCCGGGACGGCCCAACGGATCTCGGGGGAGGATCTCGAGACCCAGCAGGCCGCGATCCGGGAGGTGGGAACCTTCGTGGCGGAGGTTCGAAACGAACTGGCCAAGCGGATCGTCGGGCAGCATGCCCTCCTCGACCGCGTTCTCATGAGTCTTCTCACGGGTGGCCATATTCTGCTCGAAGGTGTGCCCGGGCTCGCGAAAACGCTCACCGTCAGCACGCTCGCCGAGGCGATCCACACCACGTTCCGGCGGATCCAGTTCACGCCGGATCTGCTGCCCGCCGATGTCGTGGGAACGCTCGTGTGGGAGGAGAAAACGGGCACCTTCACTCCGAAGCGGGGGCCCATCTTCGCGAACATCGTCCTCGCCGACGAGATCAACCGCGCGCCGGCCAAAGTCCAGTCCGCCCTTCTGGAGGCGATGCAGGAACGTCAGGTGACGATCGGCGAAGAGACGCATCCGCTCCCCGTGCCGTTCCTCGTCATGGCCACGCAGAACCCCATCGAGCACGAGGGGACGTACCCGCTTCCCGAGGCGCAGGTAGACCGGTTCATGTTCAAGACCCGGGTCGGTTACCCGGCGCCCGAGGAGGAGAGGTCCATCATGCGGCTCATGGCGGGAGAGGACCCGCCGCCCGTCGAGGCCGTCGTTGAACCGGACCGCATCCTCGCCGCGCGCGCCATGCTTCCGGCGATCTATGTGGACCGGCGGCTCGAGGACTACATCCTCCAGCTCGTGCTCGCCACGCGTGAACCCGCGGCCCACGGCCTCGCGCAATTCGTGGACTGGATCGAATTCGGCGCCTCGCCGCGCGCCACGATATTTCTCGCGAGAGCGGCCCGCGCACATGCCTTCATCGAGGGCCGCGCCTTCGTGGTTCCGGAGGACGTGAAGGCGATCGCCCGCGATGTCCTTCGGCATCGGCTCGTCCTGACCTTCCAGGCCCAGGCCGAACAGATCGATGCCGATCACATCCTCGACCATCTCCTGGAGACCGTGCCGGTGCCGTGA
- a CDS encoding DUF58 domain-containing protein, giving the protein MRLPDFLWRPRRPAPTADSGAASKEVRRLELKSRRFMDNPALGPYPSLFRGHGIEFSEVREYQPGDPFQAIDWKVTARMRRPYVKRFVEERELAVLLVVDVSASNEFGTRKALKRDLVSEVASTLALAAMRAGDPVGMLLFSDRIEHYVRPARGRNRNLRLLHELVSVQPAGKGTDLDLALTTAARMLTVRSLVFVISDFVGGENLARPLLGLSGRHDVVALAIDDPAETTIPASGWVEVVDPETGDRAVVDLGDAALRQRLTEHSTTGARALERLCAHCHVDLMRLRTDTPYESRLSGFFAARGRRRLR; this is encoded by the coding sequence GTGAGGCTGCCCGACTTCCTGTGGCGCCCGCGACGGCCGGCGCCGACGGCCGACTCCGGCGCCGCGTCGAAAGAGGTTCGGCGGCTGGAGTTGAAGAGCCGGCGGTTCATGGACAACCCGGCTCTCGGACCTTACCCGTCGCTCTTCCGCGGACACGGCATCGAGTTCTCCGAGGTGCGCGAGTACCAGCCGGGCGATCCGTTCCAGGCGATCGACTGGAAGGTGACGGCCCGCATGCGCCGCCCCTACGTGAAGCGCTTCGTGGAGGAACGGGAGCTTGCCGTCCTTCTCGTCGTCGATGTCTCCGCGTCGAACGAGTTCGGTACGCGGAAAGCCCTGAAGCGCGATCTCGTCTCGGAGGTAGCGAGCACCCTGGCCCTCGCGGCGATGCGTGCGGGAGATCCGGTGGGCATGCTCCTCTTCAGCGACCGGATCGAGCACTACGTGCGGCCGGCGCGGGGCCGCAACCGCAACCTCCGCCTCCTGCACGAACTGGTTTCCGTCCAGCCGGCGGGGAAGGGGACGGACCTCGATCTCGCCCTGACTACCGCGGCGCGCATGCTGACCGTCCGCTCCCTCGTGTTCGTGATCTCGGACTTCGTGGGCGGCGAGAACCTGGCCCGACCGCTGCTGGGGCTCTCGGGCCGCCACGATGTGGTCGCGCTCGCGATCGATGACCCGGCGGAAACGACGATCCCGGCATCGGGCTGGGTGGAAGTCGTAGACCCGGAAACGGGGGACCGCGCCGTCGTCGACCTCGGAGATGCGGCGCTTCGGCAGCGGCTTACGGAGCACTCGACGACGGGGGCGCGGGCGCTGGAACGGCTGTGTGCGCACTGCCACGTCGACCTCATGCGGCTGCGGACCGACACCCCGTATGAGTCCCGGCTCTCCGGCTTCTTCGCCGCCCGGGGCCGGCGGAGACTTCGGTGA
- a CDS encoding VWA domain-containing protein, whose product MSEFALPGWPFLLLLVLLPLGWALMGSGRIRLPYPDIARLTGSRGRSRARFWWWFPAALRTLALALVIITLVNPVRVWERVESEREGVAIMLAVDISSSMLAEDFRPDNRIEVAKREVIRFVEGRESDWIGLVAFAGEALTMVPGTLDHAVVESAVERLEAGQLRDGTAIGVALATAANRLRDLEPESRIVVLLTDGDNNSGGISPEEATAAAASLGIRVYTIGVGRDGVAPVPVARTAFGYQYANIRVHVNDELLDRMATRTGGIYFRATDPEGLTRIYERINELETTPIKEVRTEERVGMRRELLIAALALVMLELLVAATRSRRVWT is encoded by the coding sequence GTGAGCGAATTCGCGCTCCCCGGCTGGCCGTTCCTCCTTCTGCTGGTGCTGCTGCCGCTCGGGTGGGCCCTGATGGGCTCGGGCAGGATCCGTCTCCCGTATCCGGACATCGCCCGTCTCACCGGGTCACGGGGTCGGAGTCGGGCACGGTTCTGGTGGTGGTTCCCGGCCGCCCTTCGCACTCTCGCCCTCGCTCTCGTCATCATCACCCTCGTCAACCCCGTGCGGGTATGGGAGCGCGTGGAATCGGAGCGCGAGGGCGTGGCGATCATGCTGGCGGTCGATATCTCGAGTTCGATGCTGGCGGAGGATTTTCGGCCGGACAACCGCATCGAAGTCGCGAAGAGGGAGGTCATCCGCTTCGTGGAGGGACGGGAGTCGGACTGGATCGGCCTCGTCGCCTTCGCCGGAGAGGCCCTCACGATGGTCCCGGGGACCCTGGACCACGCGGTCGTGGAGAGTGCGGTGGAGCGGCTCGAGGCGGGACAGCTCCGGGACGGGACGGCGATCGGCGTCGCGCTGGCCACGGCGGCGAACCGGCTCCGCGATCTGGAGCCGGAATCCCGCATCGTCGTACTGCTCACCGACGGGGACAACAACAGCGGCGGCATTTCGCCGGAGGAGGCGACGGCCGCGGCCGCCTCCCTCGGCATCCGCGTCTACACGATCGGCGTCGGCCGCGACGGGGTCGCCCCCGTGCCCGTGGCCCGGACCGCCTTCGGATACCAGTACGCGAATATCCGCGTCCACGTGAACGACGAGCTCCTGGATCGCATGGCGACCCGCACGGGCGGCATCTATTTCCGTGCCACCGATCCCGAGGGACTGACGCGGATCTACGAACGGATCAACGAACTCGAGACCACTCCGATCAAGGAAGTACGGACGGAGGAGCGCGTCGGGATGCGACGGGAACTTCTCATCGCGGCGCTCGCGCTCGTCATGCTTGAACTCCTCGTGGCGGCGACACGCTCCCGCCGGGTCTGGACCTGA
- a CDS encoding VWA domain-containing protein has product MAPLPVALLLGVLAIGLRMLASRRSSADRAELAESSLLERYVRLPAHALPPVRLALLGAGVVAIALASGSGGTEARRLDEGGAETILVLDASNSMLAGDVEPSRLEVQRQLAARLATRIEGRMGVVYFAGRAYVLSPLTTDMSAIEMLAEGVRPAAVGLGGSSLASGLTQAIDLLAGGEEGARKSIVVFSDGEETAGAPFGEAIGRAREAGIVIHSVGIGTELGGQIPLTREASLDPTMAARRRGGASVLQGPDGSPVITRLNAASLRQMSLGTGGRYVDGSGGIDAIERELAQGGREPLTSTDDAAVAALLLLAFVSLWGEGFLLPRG; this is encoded by the coding sequence GTGGCCCCGCTCCCGGTCGCCCTCCTGCTCGGCGTCCTGGCCATCGGGCTCAGGATGCTCGCGTCGCGACGATCGAGCGCCGACCGCGCAGAACTCGCCGAATCGTCGCTGCTCGAGCGGTACGTGCGGCTGCCGGCCCACGCCCTCCCCCCGGTGCGCCTGGCCCTGCTCGGAGCGGGCGTCGTTGCGATCGCGCTCGCCTCCGGTTCCGGCGGGACGGAGGCCCGGCGCCTCGATGAGGGCGGAGCGGAGACGATCCTCGTGCTCGACGCGTCGAACTCGATGCTTGCGGGCGATGTCGAGCCGAGCCGGCTGGAGGTGCAGCGCCAACTGGCCGCGCGCCTTGCGACGCGCATTGAGGGTCGGATGGGTGTCGTCTACTTCGCCGGCCGCGCGTACGTGCTCTCGCCGCTGACGACGGACATGAGCGCGATCGAGATGCTCGCGGAGGGCGTGCGACCCGCGGCGGTGGGGCTGGGCGGGTCCTCGCTCGCCTCGGGCCTCACGCAGGCGATCGACCTCCTCGCCGGCGGAGAGGAGGGCGCACGCAAGTCGATCGTCGTCTTCTCCGACGGCGAGGAAACCGCGGGCGCGCCCTTCGGGGAGGCGATCGGGCGGGCCCGGGAAGCGGGGATCGTCATCCATTCCGTGGGGATCGGAACCGAACTCGGCGGGCAGATTCCCCTGACGCGGGAGGCGTCGCTGGACCCGACGATGGCCGCGCGACGGCGGGGCGGCGCTTCGGTGCTGCAGGGACCGGACGGGAGCCCGGTCATCACACGGTTGAACGCCGCGTCGCTGCGGCAGATGTCTCTCGGCACCGGCGGTCGCTATGTTGACGGTTCGGGCGGCATCGACGCGATCGAGAGGGAACTGGCGCAGGGCGGCCGGGAACCCCTGACATCGACCGACGACGCGGCCGTAGCGGCGCTGCTTCTGCTCGCCTTCGTCAGCCTCTGGGGAGAAGGGTTCCTGTTGCCACGTGGTTGA
- the selD gene encoding selenide, water dikinase SelD produces MNSPSAEAARLTQYSHGAGUACKLGPEDLGRILQHVPHLPDDRLLVGLEGPDDAAVYLLDDGEAIVASLDFFTPLVDDPADFGAIAAANALGDLYAMQARPLFALNILAVPAGTLSDETVGAILRGAGEVCREAGIAVAGGHSIDDAEPKFGLVAIGLGDPDRLWRKGGARPGDALVLGKALGTGVVTTGLKRGVTDPADLRVAVDSMRRLNREAAAVLAGFDVHAATDVTGFGLLGHLLEMCHASDASARIRASAPKLLPGALRLAAEGCVPGGTTRNRDAYASQVRWDGAVPDDRRTLLLDPQTSGGLLAAVPAREASSAASALAAAGYASAVIGEVVERDGPAVAVEVAP; encoded by the coding sequence ATGAACTCGCCTTCGGCCGAAGCGGCCCGTCTGACCCAGTACTCGCACGGAGCCGGCTGAGCGTGCAAGCTCGGCCCGGAGGATCTGGGCCGTATCCTGCAGCACGTTCCGCACCTTCCGGATGACCGGCTCCTGGTGGGACTCGAGGGCCCGGACGACGCCGCGGTGTATCTGCTCGACGACGGGGAAGCCATCGTCGCGAGCCTCGACTTCTTCACACCGCTCGTCGATGATCCGGCGGACTTCGGCGCCATCGCGGCCGCGAACGCGCTCGGGGATCTGTACGCGATGCAGGCTCGCCCGCTCTTCGCCCTCAACATCCTGGCGGTTCCCGCCGGGACCCTCTCGGATGAGACGGTGGGCGCAATCCTCCGCGGCGCGGGGGAAGTGTGCCGCGAGGCCGGCATCGCCGTGGCCGGGGGACACTCGATCGATGACGCGGAGCCGAAGTTCGGACTCGTGGCCATCGGACTCGGCGATCCCGATCGCCTGTGGAGGAAGGGCGGAGCGCGACCCGGAGATGCGCTCGTGCTGGGCAAGGCACTCGGCACGGGTGTCGTCACGACCGGGCTCAAGCGCGGAGTGACGGACCCGGCCGACCTCCGCGTCGCCGTCGATTCCATGCGGCGACTCAACCGCGAGGCGGCGGCCGTCCTTGCCGGTTTCGACGTTCACGCGGCCACCGACGTCACCGGGTTCGGGCTTCTGGGCCACCTGCTCGAGATGTGCCACGCGTCGGACGCGAGCGCCCGGATCCGGGCTTCGGCGCCGAAACTCCTCCCCGGAGCGCTGCGCCTCGCGGCGGAGGGGTGCGTGCCGGGAGGCACGACCCGGAACCGGGACGCCTACGCGTCGCAGGTGCGGTGGGATGGCGCCGTCCCCGACGACCGGCGGACCCTCCTTCTCGACCCGCAGACATCGGGCGGACTGCTGGCGGCCGTCCCGGCGCGCGAGGCGTCGTCCGCGGCGTCCGC